One stretch of Actinacidiphila sp. DG2A-62 DNA includes these proteins:
- the ccsB gene encoding c-type cytochrome biogenesis protein CcsB, which translates to MNLAAAVNENFANYSNYMIRSAMFVYALAFLAHLAEWVFGGRSKVAVQSAALVAPDARAAAASQAPAVQVRRGGSTATLERPKVVTRASASDRGIADGPGAAGGSERGDLYGRIAVSFTVVAWLLHLTGVVFRAASVQRAPWGNMYEFSTTFGMVAVGAYLVLLALKKNVRWIGLFLTTTVLLDLGLALSVLYTSSDQLVPALHSYWLWIHVSCAIISGAVFYLAAVGTLLYLFRDHYEAALTAGRAQNGRWGDVMRRLPAAATLDKFAYRMNALVFPLWTFTIIAGAIWAQAAWGHYWEWDPKETWSFITWVAYAGYLHARATAGWKGRKAAYLALIAFACFLFNYYGVNIFVTGKHSYAGV; encoded by the coding sequence GTGAACCTCGCTGCCGCGGTCAACGAGAACTTCGCGAACTACAGCAACTACATGATCCGCTCGGCGATGTTCGTGTACGCGCTCGCCTTCCTCGCGCACCTGGCCGAGTGGGTCTTCGGCGGCCGCAGCAAGGTCGCCGTGCAGTCCGCCGCGCTCGTCGCGCCGGACGCCCGGGCCGCCGCCGCGAGCCAGGCGCCGGCCGTCCAGGTCCGCCGGGGCGGCAGCACCGCCACCCTGGAGCGCCCCAAGGTCGTCACCCGCGCCTCGGCCAGCGACCGCGGCATCGCCGACGGCCCCGGCGCCGCCGGCGGCAGCGAGCGCGGCGACCTCTACGGCCGGATCGCGGTGTCCTTCACCGTGGTGGCCTGGCTGCTCCACCTGACCGGCGTGGTCTTCCGCGCCGCCTCCGTGCAGCGCGCCCCCTGGGGCAACATGTACGAGTTCTCCACCACCTTCGGCATGGTGGCGGTCGGCGCGTACCTGGTGCTGCTGGCGCTGAAGAAGAACGTCCGCTGGATCGGCCTGTTCCTGACCACCACCGTGCTGCTGGACCTGGGCCTGGCGCTGTCGGTGCTCTACACCTCCAGCGACCAGCTGGTGCCCGCGCTGCACTCGTACTGGCTGTGGATCCACGTCTCCTGCGCGATCATCTCCGGCGCGGTGTTCTACCTGGCCGCCGTCGGCACCCTGCTGTACCTGTTCCGCGACCACTACGAGGCCGCGCTGACCGCCGGCCGCGCGCAGAACGGCCGCTGGGGCGACGTGATGCGGCGGCTGCCGGCCGCGGCCACCCTGGACAAGTTCGCGTACCGGATGAACGCGCTGGTCTTCCCGCTGTGGACGTTCACGATCATCGCCGGGGCGATCTGGGCGCAGGCCGCGTGGGGCCACTACTGGGAGTGGGACCCCAAGGAGACCTGGTCGTTCATCACCTGGGTCGCCTACGCCGGCTACCTGCACGCCCGCGCGACGGCCGGCTGGAAGGGCCGCAAGGCCGCCTACCTGGCGCTGATCGCCTTCGCGTGCTTCCTGTTCAACTACTACGGCGTCAACATCTTCGTCACCGGCAAGCACTCCTACGCCGGCGTCTGA
- a CDS encoding PLD nuclease N-terminal domain-containing protein, with amino-acid sequence MLRYAPYLVILALWIYAFADCIGTPERQVRFLPKLAWLMIIVFFGWIVVGPLAWLIAGRHRYVAAPPVTVRAVRGPAEDEGAGNGRAERPGGRTAAWQPPPRGWVAPDDNPEFLRSLGELNRRNRGDRGDLGDGD; translated from the coding sequence ATGCTGCGGTACGCGCCGTACCTGGTGATCCTCGCGCTGTGGATCTACGCCTTCGCCGACTGCATAGGCACGCCCGAGCGGCAGGTGCGCTTCCTGCCCAAGCTGGCCTGGCTGATGATCATCGTGTTCTTCGGCTGGATCGTCGTCGGCCCGCTGGCCTGGCTGATCGCCGGCCGCCACCGGTACGTCGCGGCGCCCCCGGTGACGGTCCGCGCGGTGCGCGGGCCGGCCGAGGACGAGGGCGCCGGCAACGGGCGCGCCGAGCGCCCCGGGGGCCGGACCGCGGCCTGGCAGCCGCCGCCCCGGGGCTGGGTCGCCCCGGACGACAACCCGGAGTTCCTGCGCTCGCTGGGCGAGTTGAACCGGCGCAACCGGGGAGACCGGGGCGACCTCGGCGACGGGGACTGA
- a CDS encoding menaquinone biosynthesis decarboxylase, whose product MAYDDLRSFLRALEKDGDLRRVTAEVDPYLEVGEITDRVNKAGGPALLFENVRGSIAPLAMNVYGTDRRLLKALGLSSYADIGDRIAGLLKPELPHGFVGVREAFGKLAGMVHVPPKKVKPGDAPVQEVVLTGDDVDLEALPALFTWPGDGGSFFNLGLTHTKDPATGVRNLGLYRLQRHDRRTIGMHWQIHKDSREHYRAALARGERLPVAVAFGCPPAVTYASTAPLPADIDEYLFAGYVQGKRVETVDCKTVPLQVPAHAEVVLEGWLEPGRTLPEGPFGDHTGFYTPQEPFPALTVSCVTMRRRPLFQSIVVGRPPTEDGPLGRATERFFLPLLKIIVPDIVDYHLPEAGGFHNCAIVSIDKKYPKHAQKVMHAIWGAHMMSLTKLIVVVDADCDVHDLHEVAWRALGNTDYARDLTVVEGPVDHLDHASYQQFWGGKAGIDATRKLPEEGYTRDGGWPEMVLSDPETAERVTKRWREYGL is encoded by the coding sequence ATGGCTTACGACGATCTCCGCTCGTTCCTCCGGGCGCTGGAGAAGGACGGCGACCTGCGGCGGGTCACCGCCGAGGTGGACCCCTACCTGGAGGTCGGCGAGATCACCGACCGGGTCAACAAGGCCGGCGGGCCCGCGCTGCTCTTCGAGAACGTGCGCGGCTCGATCGCGCCGCTGGCGATGAACGTCTACGGCACCGACCGCCGGCTGCTCAAGGCGCTCGGCCTGTCCTCGTACGCCGACATCGGCGACCGCATCGCCGGGCTGCTCAAGCCCGAACTGCCGCACGGCTTCGTCGGGGTGCGCGAGGCGTTCGGCAAGCTCGCCGGGATGGTGCACGTGCCGCCGAAGAAGGTGAAGCCGGGCGACGCGCCGGTCCAGGAGGTCGTGCTCACCGGCGACGACGTGGACCTGGAGGCGCTGCCCGCGCTGTTCACCTGGCCCGGCGACGGCGGCTCCTTCTTCAACCTGGGCCTGACCCACACCAAGGACCCGGCCACCGGAGTGCGCAACCTCGGCCTGTACCGGCTGCAGCGGCACGACCGGCGCACCATCGGCATGCACTGGCAGATCCACAAGGACAGCCGCGAGCACTACCGCGCGGCGCTGGCCCGCGGCGAACGGCTGCCGGTCGCGGTCGCCTTCGGCTGCCCGCCCGCGGTCACCTACGCCTCCACCGCGCCGCTGCCCGCCGACATCGACGAGTACCTGTTCGCCGGCTACGTGCAGGGCAAGCGGGTGGAGACGGTCGACTGCAAGACCGTGCCGCTCCAGGTGCCCGCCCACGCCGAGGTGGTGCTGGAGGGCTGGCTGGAGCCCGGCAGGACGCTGCCGGAGGGGCCGTTCGGCGACCACACCGGCTTCTACACCCCGCAGGAGCCGTTCCCCGCGCTCACCGTCAGCTGCGTCACCATGCGCAGGCGGCCGCTGTTCCAGTCGATCGTCGTCGGCCGCCCGCCCACCGAGGACGGGCCGCTGGGCCGCGCCACCGAGCGGTTCTTCCTGCCGCTGCTGAAGATCATCGTGCCGGACATCGTGGACTACCACCTGCCCGAGGCCGGCGGCTTCCACAACTGCGCGATCGTCTCGATCGACAAGAAGTACCCCAAGCACGCGCAGAAGGTGATGCACGCGATCTGGGGCGCGCACATGATGTCGCTGACCAAGCTGATCGTGGTGGTCGACGCCGACTGCGACGTCCACGACCTGCACGAGGTCGCCTGGCGGGCGCTGGGCAACACCGACTACGCGCGCGACCTCACCGTGGTCGAGGGCCCGGTGGACCACCTCGACCACGCGTCGTACCAGCAGTTCTGGGGCGGCAAGGCGGGCATCGACGCGACACGTAAGCTTCCCGAGGAGGGCTACACGCGTGACGGCGGCTGGCCCGAGATGGTGCTCTCCGACCCGGAGACCGCCGAACGGGTGACGAAGCGCTGGAGGGAGTACGGGCTGTGA
- the mqnP gene encoding menaquinone biosynthesis prenyltransferase MqnP: MGGGSAKAKPPRASGGDPTRAFLRMVMIEHSVFALPFAYIAALTAMFRDSSEVHWGDLLLVTVAMVGLRTFAMACNRIIDREIDARNPRTAGRELVTGALSVRTAWAGALVAVVVFLGAAALLNPLCLALAPIAVVPMVVYPYGKRFTNFPHAILGLAQAMGPVGAWLAVTGSWSWDAVILGLAVGIWIGGFDLIFACQDVAADRAHGVKSVPARFGIPAALIGARVCHAVTAALLVWYGLATHAGGFWWTGLVIVGGAFVYEHSIVRPHDLSRLNRAFFTVNGVIGITLFVFALFDLIARGLGW, from the coding sequence CTGGGCGGAGGCAGTGCGAAGGCCAAGCCGCCGCGCGCGAGCGGAGGCGACCCGACCCGCGCGTTCCTGCGCATGGTGATGATCGAGCACTCGGTCTTCGCGCTGCCTTTCGCGTACATCGCCGCGCTGACCGCGATGTTCCGCGACAGCTCCGAGGTGCACTGGGGCGACCTGCTGCTGGTCACCGTCGCGATGGTGGGCCTGCGCACGTTCGCCATGGCCTGCAACCGGATCATCGACCGGGAGATCGACGCGCGCAACCCCCGCACGGCCGGCCGCGAACTGGTCACCGGCGCGCTGTCGGTGCGCACGGCGTGGGCCGGGGCGCTGGTCGCCGTGGTGGTCTTCCTGGGGGCCGCGGCGCTGCTCAACCCGCTGTGCCTGGCGCTCGCGCCGATCGCCGTGGTGCCGATGGTGGTCTACCCGTACGGCAAGCGGTTCACGAACTTCCCGCACGCGATCCTGGGCCTGGCGCAGGCGATGGGCCCGGTCGGCGCGTGGCTGGCGGTGACCGGCTCCTGGTCGTGGGACGCGGTGATCCTGGGGCTCGCGGTCGGCATCTGGATCGGCGGCTTCGACCTGATCTTCGCCTGCCAGGACGTGGCCGCGGACCGCGCGCACGGCGTGAAGTCGGTGCCGGCCCGGTTCGGCATCCCGGCCGCGCTGATCGGCGCGCGGGTCTGCCACGCGGTCACCGCGGCGCTGCTGGTCTGGTACGGCCTGGCCACGCACGCCGGCGGGTTCTGGTGGACGGGTCTGGTGATCGTGGGCGGCGCGTTCGTCTACGAGCACTCGATCGTGCGGCCGCACGACCTGAGCCGGCTGAACCGGGCCTTCTTCACGGTCAACGGCGTGATCGGCATCACGCTCTTCGTCTTCGCGCTGTTCGACCTGATCGCCCGCGGCCTCGGCTGGTAG
- a CDS encoding rhomboid family intramembrane serine protease: MAYGQQTAHRAGPRSVALAPLRAGGRVAAAAALMAGWVGLLWVLEAVDTISGHRMDGLGIEPRKTGELIDIVPSAFTHFGFAHVAANSLPLLVLGFIAALRGIARFLAVAFAIIVVGGLGVWLVAPAHTNTAGASGLIFGLFSYLLVRGFVDHRALDVVVGLCVGLLYGSILWGALPTAQGVSWQGHLFGLVGGVVAAFVFRERGAAVPAGN; this comes from the coding sequence ATGGCATACGGACAACAGACGGCGCACCGCGCGGGACCGAGGTCCGTGGCGCTGGCGCCGCTGAGGGCGGGCGGCCGGGTCGCCGCGGCCGCGGCGCTGATGGCCGGCTGGGTCGGTCTGCTGTGGGTGCTGGAGGCGGTCGACACCATCTCCGGGCACCGCATGGACGGCCTCGGCATCGAGCCGCGCAAGACCGGCGAGCTGATCGACATCGTCCCGTCCGCGTTCACCCACTTCGGCTTCGCGCACGTCGCCGCCAACAGCCTGCCGCTGCTGGTGCTCGGCTTCATCGCCGCGCTGCGCGGCATAGCCCGCTTCCTCGCGGTCGCCTTCGCCATCATCGTCGTCGGCGGCCTGGGCGTCTGGCTGGTCGCGCCCGCGCACACCAACACCGCCGGCGCGTCCGGGCTGATCTTCGGCCTGTTCTCGTACCTCCTGGTCCGCGGGTTCGTGGACCACCGGGCGCTGGACGTGGTGGTCGGGCTGTGCGTCGGCCTGCTCTACGGGTCGATCCTGTGGGGCGCGCTGCCCACCGCGCAGGGCGTGTCCTGGCAGGGCCACCTCTTCGGCCTGGTCGGCGGGGTGGTCGCGGCCTTCGTCTTCCGCGAGCGCGGCGCGGCGGTCCCGGCCGGCAACTGA
- a CDS encoding UbiX family flavin prenyltransferase yields MPGRRPWVVGVSGASGTPYAAAVLRALLAAGEAVDLVVSRAARLTLLDETGRAFRDAHWREDLAAWLARGADGKPDAFGPHGGAHGTAFGPHGPHGSGGSAAPGALAGLDDLGRFDLADVRYWPAGDLAAGPSSGSYPAKGMLIVPASTACVAGVALGLSKDLLQRAAGVTLKERRPLVVAVRETPLEGQTLRHLVALDDAGAVVLPASPAFYAGATHIQDLVDFVAGRVLDAAGVPHTLYRRWSGELGVARAPGPAGEPGAFSPPQE; encoded by the coding sequence GTGCCGGGCCGCAGGCCGTGGGTGGTGGGGGTGTCGGGCGCGTCGGGGACGCCGTACGCCGCCGCGGTGCTGCGCGCGCTGCTCGCCGCGGGGGAGGCCGTCGACCTGGTGGTGAGCCGGGCGGCGCGGCTGACGCTGCTGGACGAGACCGGCCGGGCGTTCCGGGACGCGCACTGGCGTGAGGATCTGGCGGCGTGGCTGGCGCGCGGCGCGGACGGCAAGCCGGACGCGTTCGGCCCGCACGGCGGCGCGCACGGCACCGCGTTCGGCCCGCACGGCCCGCACGGCTCGGGTGGGTCCGCCGCTCCCGGCGCCTTGGCGGGCCTGGACGACCTCGGCCGCTTCGACCTCGCCGACGTGCGGTACTGGCCGGCCGGCGACCTGGCCGCCGGACCGTCCTCCGGGTCGTACCCGGCCAAGGGCATGCTGATCGTGCCGGCCTCGACCGCGTGCGTGGCGGGCGTGGCGCTGGGCCTGTCCAAGGACCTGCTGCAGCGCGCGGCCGGCGTCACGCTGAAGGAGCGCAGGCCGCTGGTCGTCGCGGTGCGCGAGACCCCGCTGGAGGGGCAGACGCTGCGCCACCTGGTCGCGCTCGACGACGCCGGCGCGGTGGTGCTGCCCGCCTCGCCCGCCTTCTACGCCGGCGCGACGCACATCCAGGACCTGGTGGACTTCGTGGCCGGCCGGGTGCTGGACGCGGCAGGCGTGCCGCACACCCTCTACCGCCGCTGGTCCGGGGAGCTGGGCGTGGCCCGCGCGCCGGGGCCGGCCGGGGAACCCGGCGCCTTCAGCCCTCCGCAAGAATAG
- a CDS encoding Lrp/AsnC family transcriptional regulator, translated as MDAVDRQLIQALRENGRASYAELGRLVGLSGPSVTDRINRLEQAGVITGYRATVAPAALGLGVTALVGLQLSDAADHEEVARRLRDVEEIEDCWFIAGDDSYMLKVRVGDVDGLEHTIRRLSGTKGVARTRTTIVLSTKWENRVGELPEEA; from the coding sequence ATGGACGCGGTGGACAGGCAGCTCATCCAGGCGTTGCGGGAGAACGGCCGGGCCTCGTACGCGGAGCTGGGACGGCTGGTCGGCCTGTCGGGGCCGAGCGTCACCGACCGCATCAACCGGCTGGAACAGGCCGGTGTGATCACCGGCTATCGCGCCACCGTCGCCCCCGCCGCGCTGGGTCTGGGCGTCACCGCACTGGTCGGCCTCCAGCTCTCCGACGCCGCCGACCACGAGGAGGTCGCCCGCCGGCTGCGGGACGTGGAGGAGATCGAGGACTGCTGGTTCATCGCCGGCGACGACTCGTACATGCTCAAGGTCAGGGTCGGCGACGTCGACGGCCTGGAGCACACCATCCGCCGGCTGTCCGGCACCAAGGGCGTGGCCCGCACCCGTACCACCATCGTGCTCTCCACCAAGTGGGAGAACCGGGTCGGGGAGCTGCCGGAGGAGGCGTGA
- the mqnE gene encoding aminofutalosine synthase MqnE, with protein MDAGLKRELEEKVYAGERLTREDGVALYESDDLAWLGGLAHHVRTKKNGDVVHFNVNRHLNMTNVCTASCAYCSFQRKPGEKDAYTMRIEEAVRLAKAMEGENLTELHIVNGLHPTLPWRYYPRSLKALKEALPQVSLKAFTATEIHHFETISGMSASDILDELIDAGLESLTGGGAEIFDWEVRQHIVDHRTHWEDWSRIHRLAHSKGLKTPCTMLYGHIEEPRHRVDHVLRLRELQDETGGFQVFIPLRYQHDFVDMKDGKVRNTLQARTTMATGAEALKTFAVSRLLFDNVPHVKVFWVMHGLSTAQLALNHGADDMDGSVVEYKITHDADDYGTPNKLTRDDILDLIRDAGFRPVERNTRYEIIREYPGPDAGRRESPQPMRV; from the coding sequence ATGGACGCGGGGCTCAAGCGAGAGCTGGAGGAGAAGGTCTACGCCGGCGAGCGGCTGACCCGGGAGGACGGCGTCGCCCTCTACGAGTCCGACGACCTGGCCTGGCTCGGCGGCCTCGCCCACCACGTGCGCACGAAGAAGAACGGCGACGTGGTGCACTTCAACGTCAACCGCCACCTGAACATGACCAACGTGTGCACCGCGTCGTGCGCGTACTGCTCCTTCCAGCGCAAGCCGGGGGAGAAGGACGCGTACACCATGCGCATCGAGGAGGCGGTGCGGCTGGCGAAGGCGATGGAGGGCGAGAACCTCACCGAGCTGCACATCGTCAACGGCCTGCACCCGACGCTGCCCTGGCGCTACTACCCGCGGTCGCTCAAGGCGCTGAAGGAGGCGCTGCCGCAGGTGTCGCTGAAGGCGTTTACCGCCACCGAGATCCACCACTTCGAGACGATCTCCGGCATGTCCGCCTCCGACATCCTGGACGAGCTGATCGACGCCGGCCTGGAGTCGCTGACCGGCGGCGGCGCGGAGATCTTCGACTGGGAGGTGCGGCAGCACATCGTGGACCACCGCACCCACTGGGAGGACTGGTCCCGCATCCACCGGCTGGCGCACTCCAAGGGCCTCAAGACGCCCTGCACGATGCTCTACGGGCACATCGAGGAGCCGCGGCACCGCGTCGACCACGTGCTGCGGCTGCGCGAACTGCAGGACGAGACCGGCGGCTTCCAGGTCTTCATCCCGCTGCGCTACCAGCACGACTTCGTGGACATGAAGGACGGCAAGGTCCGCAACACCCTCCAGGCGCGGACCACCATGGCCACCGGCGCGGAGGCGCTGAAGACCTTCGCGGTCTCCCGGCTGCTGTTCGACAACGTGCCGCACGTGAAGGTGTTCTGGGTGATGCACGGCCTGTCCACCGCGCAGCTCGCGCTCAACCACGGCGCGGACGACATGGACGGCTCGGTGGTCGAGTACAAGATCACCCACGACGCGGACGACTACGGCACGCCCAACAAGCTGACCCGCGACGACATCCTCGACCTGATCCGCGACGCCGGCTTCCGCCCGGTGGAGCGCAACACCCGCTACGAGATCATCCGCGAGTACCCCGGCCCGGACGCCGGCCGGCGCGAGTCGCCGCAGCCCATGCGGGTGTGA
- a CDS encoding GNAT family N-acetyltransferase, with the protein MTLTCQLDPVLDAELRDGILALWTDVSNAGGAVGFVPPVTAEDIRPDLERSLAAVEAGERRLLVGRDEDGAVAATAFLTYNSHRLMSHWLWLYTVMVHPAHQGKGYGRTLMAAVEQAARGFHGIQAIRLTCRGGTGVDRFYAGCGYKEVGRIPGAIRVAPGDDRDDIVMLLTL; encoded by the coding sequence ATGACACTTACGTGCCAGCTGGACCCGGTGCTCGACGCCGAACTGCGCGACGGCATCCTCGCGCTGTGGACCGACGTCTCCAACGCGGGCGGCGCGGTGGGCTTCGTGCCGCCGGTCACCGCCGAGGACATCCGGCCCGACCTGGAGCGCTCGCTCGCGGCGGTCGAGGCCGGGGAGCGCAGGCTGCTGGTCGGCCGCGACGAGGACGGCGCGGTCGCCGCGACGGCCTTCCTGACGTACAACAGCCACCGGCTGATGTCCCACTGGCTGTGGCTGTACACCGTCATGGTCCACCCCGCGCACCAGGGCAAGGGCTACGGCCGCACCCTGATGGCCGCGGTGGAGCAGGCCGCCCGCGGCTTCCACGGCATCCAGGCGATCCGGCTCACCTGCCGCGGCGGCACCGGCGTCGACCGCTTCTACGCCGGCTGCGGCTACAAGGAGGTCGGCCGCATCCCCGGCGCGATCCGTGTCGCGCCCGGCGACGACCGCGACGACATCGTGATGCTGCTGACGCTCTGA